The following is a genomic window from Capnocytophaga stomatis.
AGGATTATTTGAGGGATAAATCTACGGAAAAAGAAAATATTTTCAATATCATTGAAAGAGTTAATTTACTGTTGTTGAATAAAAGTGATAGCTTGCAACTCAAAAAAGAATACGACGAAGTAGCTACCATTTTAAAAGATGAAAAATACCAAGATTTAATCCGAACTACTGATAAAGGTATTAAATTTCAGGTTGATTACGTTGGTACAGACGAAAATATCAAAGAAGTAATTATTCTCATTTTTCAAAAAGGAGAAAAAATGGCTCTTTTGAGAATTCTGTCCAACGGCTTAGATGTAACGCAACTTTCAAAAATTTCAACTACTTTGAGCGGAAATTCCGTTGACGAAGAAGGCTTGAAAAATTTATTTGAAAAAATTTCAGTGGCTTTAAAAAAATAGTATCAAAGAATGAAAATAGGTATCATAGGATGTGGCTGGTTGGGTTTTCGATTGGCAAAACATTTGAAAACAAACAATACAATCTACACTACGGCTCGAAATATTGAAAAATATAAGTCTTTAGATGCTTATTTTCGTTCTTTTTTAATAGATTTTGATGATTTTGAAGCAAAAAAATGGGAAATTCTTTCCGATTTGGATTGTATTATAATAACAATTCCGTTTGGAAGGCATCTTAATAACGATATTTTAGAAAAAAGATTAGAAAATATTTGCTTTTTTATTCAGAATTTCAAAAAACAGTTATTTTTTACCAGTTCTGTAGGAATTTATCCACAATCCGATACTAAAATGAATGAAGATTTTCCTTCCACTTTATTAGAACCTAAATTATTTTTTGTGGAATCTTTTTTAAGAAATCAATTTCCTCAAATAAATATTCTGCGATTAGGCGGACTAATGGGAGATGACCGCATACTTAGCAAATATAAAATTTCCGAACCCAATCAAGTTGCAAATCACATTCATTATCAGGATATTTGCTTAATAATCGAAAAGATGATTTCACTGAATTTGGAATCAAAACTGTATAATGTAGTAGCTCCGCAACATCCTATGAAACAGGAAATTATCAATTATCAAAAAGGAACAAAAACTACACTTGGAAAACCTTATGGGAAAATAATACTTTCAGAAAAACTGGAAACAGAATTGGATTACAACTTTCTGTACCCTAATCCCATTTACTTCACTTAATTAACTGATTTATATATTTTTAGTAAGTAATTCAACCAATTTGTTGTTAGGCAAAAATTCTTTTAGGACTACTTTCAAAACTGTGTAAGCAGGCACAGCGATTACCATCCCGATGATTCCTAAAAGGCTTCCCGTTATTAAAATCACCAGAAAAATTTCTAAAGGAGTAGATTTCACCGAGTTAGAGAAAATAATTGGCTGAGAAAAAACATTATCAATAAATTGACCTATCAAAAATCCAATCAAAACATAAATCGTAGTAGGAAGCGTAACTGCCATAAAATCACTGCTAATGTTGCTACTCATAGTCAAAAAAGCCATCAGCACAAAGCCTATAATAGGTCCTATGTAAGGGATTATGTTCAGAAAAGCACATAAAAAGGCTATTATTAAGGCATTTTGTACCCCAAAAATCAATAATGTAGTTGTGTATATTACAAACAGAATTGTCAGTTGCAAAACTAATCCAACGAAATAACGAGAAAGTAAATCATTGATTTTAAGGACAGAAACTCTTGTTTTGTGAGCATTTTTTGCAGAAACCAATGAAAGAATTGAACCAAACATTTTGCTTCCGTCTTTTATAAAGAAAAATGAAATGAACAAAACAGAAAATACTCCCGCTCCAAAACTTCCGATGAAAGAAATAAATGAATTAAGAAAATTAGGAATATCTATAAAATTAAGCACTTCCGAGGCACTCATTGTGTAATTTTCTTTACTTATTCCCAGATTATCAAAAACTTGTGACATCAAGCCGTCCAAATTTGCACGCAACAACTCCACGTTTAGTCCTGATAAATTCCTGCCTTGTGAAATTAATAACGGAACAAACAAACTGAACGTACCCAAACTCAAAATGATAAAAATCCCCATCGTTATTAAAATCCTGATGGTTTGGTTTCTTATTTTCATTTTTTTGGCAAGAAAATAAACCAATGGCTTGGCTATCAAAGCAATAATTAAAGCCAATATTATGTAAACGATTATTGACCTTATCAAATATAAAGCATAAAGCAACAAAATTACCAGCACAATCGTCCCGACGGCTCGTAGTATTCCATTGGCTATCATTTTAGAGTTCATATTCCAATATTTTTTTCAGATTTTTATTTCAATTTGGAGCAAATCGCTACAAAATCACAAGCTACGATTCCTGCTGTTTCTGTTCGTAATCGATTGTCTCCGAGCGAAATTGGTTGAAATCGATTTTGCAAAGCTGCTTTAATTTCTTCTGAAGAAAAATCTCCTTCAGGACCTATCAGAACCATTATTTTTTCAGGAAACGGATTAAGTTTTTCTGAAAACAAATACTTTGTACCTTCCTGACAATGAGCAATAAACTTCGCCGAACTATCATCTTTCAATTGCTTAAAAAATTCCATTGATGATATGGGAGCATTCAGTTTGGGCAAGTAATATTGCAAAGATTGCTTCATCGCCGAATGTATGATTTTTTCAAAGCGTTCCGTTTTAACCACCGTTCTTTCAGAATGATGACAAATTATCGGAGTAATTTCATCTACGCCAATTTCAACGGCTTTCTCCAAAAACCATTCATAACGCTCATTCATTTTTGTTGGAGCAACCACCAAATGCAAATGATACGGACGAGGTGATTTATACTCGTATTTCAAAATTGAAACTTCACACTTTTTGGGAGAAGCAAAAGTGATTTCTGTTTCAAAAAGCCATCCTTTTCCGTTTGTAACATACAGTAAATCACCTTGTTTCTTTCGTAAAACCTTTACAATGTGTTGGCTTTCCTCCTTATCAAAGAAAAAGGATGTACTTTGTTCGTCTATTTCAGAATAATAAAAAAGTTGCATTGCAAGAACATATCAAAAAATCACAGCTTTTTCAATAAATAACATTATTTTTTCAACCAATTATTAGAGAATTCACATTTTTTATATTCTCCATTAACCATAATGTGTGTTTTTTCAATATTCTCATTCATCCACTTGGCTATAACTTTTAGCTGTTTTTCTTTTAAAGCCAAATCTTGAATTTTAACATAATCCTTCACGAAATCAGCTTTATGCTCTTCGTGGCGATTTGTCACTTGATAGATTTTGTAGCTTTTCTTTCCCGTATCGTCCTCATCAAGATACGGAACAGAAACTTCTCCGTCTTTCAACTTTGCAACTCTTTCATACATAGCAGGTTCCAAGCGTGTAAGTTCAAAACGAGAAGAAAAATCTTCCGGATTAACAAGCTGACCTCCATCGCCTCGAGTTTCTTTTTCATCGGATAAACTGCGTGCAGCCTCGTCAAAAGCAAGCTCTTTATTGATTATTCTTTCACGAATTTTTTCAATTTTCTCCTTAGCTTCTGCCAGTGCTTCACGTGGTACGCTGGGTGTCAATAAAATATGACGCACGGTTACTTCTTTCCCTCTGACATTAACCATTTCTATGATATGCCAACCGAAACTTGATTCAAAAGGTTTGGAAATTTCGCCTTCTTGTAGGCTAAAAGCCATATCTTTAAAAGCCTTATCAAAGTGTGAAGAACGATTGAAAGTCAAGGTTTGACCTCCTGTTACACGGTCTTTTGAATAAAGTATCGCTTTGGTGGCAAAACTCGTTCCGTTTTGTTCCACATCCGCTTTAATTTCATTTAATTGGTCTATCACTTTCTGAACTTCTTCTTTCGGAGCCACCGGATTTATAACAATTTGAGCGATTTCAAGCTCTGTGTTGAAAATGGGACGCTCATCTTCAGGAATGGAATTGAAAAACTGGCGTACTTCCTCTGGTGTAACTTCCACTTTTTCAACTATTTTTGAACGCATTTGCTGAGAAAGCATATTCAATTTGAAAATATCAAAAAGTTCATCACGCATTGATTGCTCATCTTCTTTTTTGTAGAATTCAAGCAATTTTTTCATATCGCCTCCAAGTTTTGACAATAAAAATTCAACTTGCTGATTTACAGATTCACGAACTCTACTATCTGTTACTGTGATACTGTCTTGAACTGCTTGGTGAGCGTATAACCTGTCTTCCATCAATTTGCCTAAAACCTGACAACGTGTAAAATTCTTTGTATCAACCTCTTGGTTCTGCAACTCAATGAAAGTTTTGTCTATGTCCGATTCCAAAATTAAATAGTCACCAACAACAGCCGCAACGCCATCAACTTTCAAGCGTTTTTGAATGACTTCTTTGTTAGTAACTGTATCATTTTGAGCATATAAGCCCAAAGTTAAAAATAACATTCCGACAGCGGATACAATTTTTCTATTCATAAATAATTTCAAATTGTTTTTTCTTTATACCTGTATTTATAATATCTGTTTCGAGTTTTTTAACAAACTCTAATTTCCTCTGATTCAATATAATTTGTTGCAAAGTAGGCAAAACGTATTCCATAGGAGCTTGCTCATTTCTTCGCAAAACATCGCAAATTTGCACAAAATAAATTCCTGTGGAATCTTTATGACTTACGAATATTTGTTTGTTGGTTTCCATTTCTTTATCCAAAAAAGGAAGTTTTTTCAGAACACTTTCAGCTTTAACCCAAGTGGAATCATTCAAATAAACGGATGTAAACTGCAATGACAATGAATCCAACTCCCTTGCATCGGATTTTTCAAAACGTTTTATTTTTTCCTCAAGAGCATCTGTTTTTTTCTTCTTTTCGTTTGACGAGATTTGAATATATCTCAATTTTATCAATGCTTCATTTAACTTGAAAACTTCCTTATTTTTTTCATAGAAGAATTGCATTTCCTTTTCATTAACAACGGTATCTATCGCATTGTTTATCAACCCTTCTTTATAGAAATTTATATATAAATCTGCTCGATAATCATTTACCAAACGTTCAAAATTTTCCTTTTCTTCATCGTTTATATTTCGTTCGGCATTTGCGAGCATCAATTCTTTTATAGCCCAATTATTGATATATTTTTCAGCTATATTTATGCTATCTTCTTTCGTGTAATCAACTGGCATAATGGCGGCTATATCTTCTTTATAAAGATATTTTTCACCAACTCGGGCAATGGCATACTGCGGAGTTTCCTTTGAAAAATACTCGCAGGAGGACACCAACATCACCACAAAAAATATATAAAACCTATCTTTAACCCACCTCAGCATTTCTATAACAACATAAAAATCAGAAATATAACTAAAAAATATAATTCTTCCTAACAATAAAAAGAAATATAAAAGAGGTGCAATTTACAGATAATTTTTGAATTAAACAGAAAAAATATCAACGAAAAGAAAAATGAAGCAAATTATGACGTTTCAATTTTTTAATTATTTTTTCGCATTCTTGCCATATAAAATCCGTCGTAGCCTGATTGGTGAGCAAAAATTTTATCTTCTGCTTCAAAAACGAATCCTTTTCCTGCTTCCGATTTTAAAAACTCATCAACTTGCTTTCGGTTCTCGGACGGAAGAATGGAACAAGTAGCGTACACCAATTTTCCTCCTGATTTTACCAATTTACTGTAATTTTGCAGAATTTCCTGTTGTGTTTTTCGTATTTGTTCCAAAAATTCGGGTTTTAGCTTCCATTTTGCATCAGGATTTCGCCTTAAAACTCCCAAACCACTACAAGGAGCATCAATTAAAACTCTATCAGCTGTGTTTTGCATTCGTTTTAGCTGTTTTGGGTCAATAAGTTTCGTTTCTACATTGAAAACTTCATTGCGTCGGGCTCTTCTTTTAAGTTCTTGAAGCTTATTTTCATAAATATCCATTGCAATGATTTGTCCTTTATTTTTCATCAAAGAAGCTAAATGCAGTGTTTTTCCGCCTGCTCCGGCACAAGTATCAATTACACGCATTCCCGGAGTTACCTCCAAAAACGGAGCCACTTTTTGTGATGAAGCATCTTGCACTTCAAAAAGCCCATTTGAAAACGCTTTTGTTGAAAAAACGTTAGCCCGCTCGGAAAGTTCCAAAGCCTCCGGATAATTTTCCAACAAACGAGTTTCGATGCCTTCTTGCTGTAATAAACTTTTGAGTTGCGGAGGAGAAATTTTCAAAGTATTTGACCGTAAAACAACGGGAGCCAACTCATTAAGTGCACGTAACTCCCTCGTCCAGAAATCATTACCTAACTCTTCTTCTCCTAAAATATCAAGCCAATCAGGAACTGATTCTCTGAATTTTCTAACTTTTGAAAGCTCGTCAAACTTTCCTTTTATGCGACGTTGAGGCGTGTTTTCAAAATACGACCAATCGGGCAACGAAATTCCTTTCAACACTGCCCAAACGGCGAACATTCGGCGTAAATCCTGAACTGAAAAAGGTTGCTTTACCTCTGCAATTTCGGCATACAAACGTTTCCAACGAACGATTTCATAGGTAGTTTCCGCAATGAAAGCCCTATCGCGAGCCCCCCAACGTTTGTCCTTTTTTAGCTGTTTTTCAACCACTTTATCCGCATAATGATTATCGTTGAAAATCATTCCCAAACCCTCAATCACTGCATCTGTTAAATTTCGGTGTAATCGCATTTTTGCTAATATTTTAAAAAGTTCAACTATCAGCCTCCATATCGGAAACCTGCCGCAAAATAAGATGAAAGTTTATTTTCACCTATGACATTATAGTAAAACTTGAATGTTTTTTCATCAAAATATGTGTTTCTTGAAAAAGAAACTCCCAATGTAATGGGAATGTAAAAGTTTTTCCCGACTTTAAATTCAGAACGAAGCCCGCCGTGACCGAATTGAGTAACAAAAGAAGCCTCTTTATCATTTTGATTATGAAGCCCTAAAAGTACCTCGCCTTCAGCCACTAAGCTCAATTTGAATTTTTCAGAAATTTTTCTACTAAGCTCGAAATCAAAATAATTATAATAAAAGATGCTTAATTTATGTCTGTCATCAATCTTCCAATTGAGTAAAAAAGCAGGCGTAATCATCGCATAATCATATGAATTATTGATAGAAGCTCCTATTCCCCAATCAAATTTTGTACTTTCTTTTCGCAAAGCCATTGCTCCTCCTTGCAAAAAGGCAGATTTCCCAGAAAATTTCGGAAAATTAGTTGTAAAAATTCCTCCTCCTGCCATTGCCAAAAGCGACCATTTTTCCGTTATTGGTAACAATTGCCCAAAAGTTAGCGACACATTGGATATATCCGAAATAGAATGTTCTTTCGATAAAAGCTTGTTACTCAATGAAGCATACGTTCCCCAAAGCGATACGAAAGTAGCTTTAACCACTTCGTCATTTTCGTTTTTTTGCATCGCCAGCGGAACGCGAACGATTACATCTGCGACCTTCAAATCTCCGTTTCCTGAGAGAGTATTCCCCTGATTATCTTTCACTTGCGAAGAACCAATATATTCCGATTTTACTTGAATTTGTGCTTCTATCGCTTCTGAAATAGAGAAAAGAAACAAACACAAAATGATTTTTCCTGCACCAAAAATATGATTCACAAAATAATTCACTTTCATAGATTATAAGTTAAGCGGTTAGCCCGCAAACCTATACATTTTTAAGCATATACGCAAATAAAATAAACCTTAGGCATCATAATAAGAAATAAAAAGTCAATTTTTATTTTCATACATAAGAAAATTATGTATATTTGTAACCTAAATATATAAGATAATGAAAAAACAGAATTCAGCACTCTATAAAGGAAGCCTTACCACCATAGTAATGAAGCTATTACAAGATAATGGAAGAATGTACGGCTATGAAATCACACAAAAAGTAAAGGAACTTTCGCAGGGTGAAATTTCTATTACTGAAGGTGCTTTATACCCAACTTTGCATAAACTCGAAGCCCAAGGATTACTCACTCCCGAAATTGAGCAAGTTGGCAACCGTATTCGTAAATATTATAAAATAACAGAGAGCGGCATCAAAGAAACCGAAAAACAAGTATCTGAAATTCAGAATTTTATTTCTTGTTTGCAAAATATCATCAATCCGCAAAGTGACACCAATCTAACTCCTGTTAAAATATGAAAACAGTAACCCCAAAACAAATCGAGCGTCTGTATGAATTCACGCGTCAGTGTCAGGTAAAATACTTTGACGTACAAACCGAGCTGGTTGACCATCTGGCAAATGCCATCGAAACGCATTGGCAAGAATTTCCTAAGGACGATTTTGAAATCGTTTTAATACAAGAGGCTCAAAAGTTTGGTACTTTTGGTTTCAAGGAAATTACAGAAGAAAAAGAAAAACAGCTACGTAAACGATATAAGAATATCATTTGGAAAGAAATAATCGCCTTTTTCTCGTTTCCAAAAATTATAATGACAATAATTCTGACTATGTCGTTATTTATTTTGCTACACGTATCTTCTGACAAGGGAGCCGTTATGAAACTGCTGTTTATGGGTACTTATTTAATAATTATTTCTTTTTCCATCCAACAATATATCAGGAAGAAAAGACAGAATGAGAGCGATAAAAAATGGATTTTAAAGGATATCATTTTTAATAATGGTTGGTGTGCTTCTTTTTTAGTACTCATACTTAACGTACTTTCTATGGCTGATGTTCATCATATTGAGCATATTGAAAATAAATATTTTATAAGCATATTTTCTTTTGTTATAGTCCTTATTTATATTTTTTGCTATTTGGTATTATTTCATATTCCTTTCAAAAGTGAAAAATATCTCGCAGAAACATATAAAGAATACAAAGTAGGAAAATTGGCGTCGTAAGAGTAATGCGATTTTGTTACAAGTCAGAAAATTACAATGAAAAGTAATTCCGAAGAGAAGTATTGAAGAAAAAACATATAAACTAAAATCGAAAAAATTTTATGAAAACCATAACCGCAAAGCAAGTCGAACGTCTGTATGAATTTACACGTCAGCATTACGTGGAATATTATGACGTACAAACTGAACTGGTTGACCATCTGGCAAATGCCATCGAAACGCATTGGAAAACACATCCTGACGATGATTTTGAAACCGTACTACAGAAAGAATTCCGTAAATTCGGGGTGTTTGGGTTTATGGATGTGGTGGAACATAAAATCAGAGAAATGAATAAACGTTATAATAGAATACTATGGCAAAAAATTAAAGACTTTTTCACATTTCCTAAAATAATGATGACTTTGTGTATTGCGTTGGTTGTTTATACAGTTTTGTATTTCTTCAAGGATATAGCCGCTGAAATCGTTGGTAGTATGACACTTATCATTTTGTTTTTTATATATGCCTTTTTACTTTCAAAACCCAAGTTATATCAAAATAAAACTGATAAAAAATGGCTTTTTGAAAACGTCCTCTTAGGGTATAACAACTATGTGGGGGCGTTAGGATTGTTGGCTCAGCTTCATTTTTTTATTAGATATTTGGGAGAAAATATTGCTTTTATGGCTGTTTTTTCGATTTTAATTACGTTTTTAGGCATATCGGTATATTTAGTTTTTTATTATTTACCCAAAAATCGAGATAAGTATCTAATGGAATTGTATCCCGAATATAAAGATTTTATGATAACTACTTAGTATGGCATATTACAATATGTCTTCAAATAAAAATAGAATAGTATATAATATGAAAAAAGTAACCCCAAAACAAATCGAACGCCTGTATGAATTTACACGTCAGCATTACGTGGAATACTTTGACGTACAAACTGAACTGGTTGACCATCTGGCAAATGCTATCGAAGCGCATTGGCAAGAATTTCCTGACGACGATTTTGAAACGGCCTTGCAGAAAGAATTCCGTAAATTCGGAGTGTTTGGATTTATGGATGTATTAGAAGAAAAAACCAAACAAATGAGTAAACGTTATAATCGAATGTTGTGGAAAAAAACTAAAGAACTGTTTGTTATTCCCAAAATAATCTTGATATTTTGTATTGTTATCTCCATTTTTTCACTATTTACTTTGTTTGGGAACGCAAAAATTATGGTTCCCGCGTTGTCTCTTGCCATTTTTATTGCTGCTATTGTATTTATGGTTAAAAACAGACGTACGCTTAAACAAAAAGGTGATAAAAAGTGGCTTTTTGAGGATATCATTTTGCGATTGAATGATTATACTTTCTTTTTCTTCTTCCCTTGTCAGATGAGTTTACAGTTTTGGCGTGATTTTCCTGATACTGAAATGGCATATATGATTTATTCTGCAGTATTCACGTTTCTACTTGTTTTGATGTACGTGCTAATGGTCTACTTTCCCAAACATCGTGACAAATATCTTCAGGAATTATATTCTGAGTACAAAACTCAGTATATCAAGTAATTTTAAGAATATCAAAAAGTAATGAGTAGAAAAAAACTTTATATATTCTACTGCTCTGTATGGATAGATGTATTTTTTGAAAGGAGAATCTGCAAAGATTCAATGAATCTCTGGAAACAAAAACCTTAAGTAGGGGCGTATCGCAATACGCCCCTACGATGAAAAAATAAAAATGTTAATTTTTTTTGTTTCTCACGGAAAATGAATACCTTTGGTAGCGAAAAGATTTCTTTTCAAAAAGGATTGTCTAACTAAAATAACGTACAAGTATGAAGTATCATTTGGTTCAAAAAGTAAATCCGCAAGACCGTTCCAAAAAGAAATGGTATGCTAATGCTGTAAACAGCTCCAAGATTGGGCAGAAGGAAATCGCTAAGAGCATTTCGTCCAAATCGTCACTCACGGCGGGCGACATCGCTAATGTTATCCAAAATCTATTGGAAGAACTTCCTAAAGAACTCGTTAAAGGTAACATTGTAAAACTGGGAGATTTCGGAAGTTTTCGTATTTCGATTAGTAGCGAAGGAGTCGAAAATGAAAAAGATTTCAAGGCTTCTATGATTAAAGATGTGCGTATCATCTTTACCCCTGGGGTAGAAATGAAAAAAGCTATCGAAGGTGTTTCTTTCGAAAAAGAGTAACTTTATAAGTACAAAAGCTACACCTTGAAATAATTTTTCAAAGTGTAGCTTTTTTCTTGGTATCTTTGCTAAAAACATACGTACGTCAAGGCAAAAAAAGTTTGCCGTCAAAGTGATTTCAGTTTACAGCCAAAGTTAAAACAGTTTGCCGTCAAAGTTAAAACAGTTTGCTTGAGAGATATTTTTCAATTACATACAAACTAAAAACACATAAAGTGATATTATCATAAAATATAAACCATTCATTTTAATTCTGTTTGTATTCTCTATGAAAATTTATACTCTCTATAAAAATTAAAAAAACGTACAAATACATCATACACACTCGTAGAAGAAAAACAAAAAACTATGAAAAAACTAATTTTAATGCTTACTTTTGTGGCTCTGATAGCGTGCAAACAGCAATCCAAAGGTGGAAAAGCAAAAGGGAATGAGTCAAAAAATACCGCTCAAAGCGTTCAGAATGATAGCTTGGCACTGCTCAACTTAACACGCAATGCCTACAAATGGTTGGAAAATGAGTATTCCTACGAAGATTTCATACCCACTGCCGACCCTAACGATACGCTATTTAACGGAATAGATTTCGCTATCCACGATGCACAAATACGTAAACTCGAAAAATCGGGCTTCTTTGGGAGAGATTTGATTAACCTATATGATGAAATTGGGCAGAATATCGATTTCGCTTTGCGAGAGCATCACGTAAAATGGGCTGTGGGCGATATTTCTCCGTTTAGCAGGGGAACAAATGATTGGTGTATGTGTCAGGATATTCCTTCGCCCGACTATTACGAGCGAATGACTATTGAAAACATAAAAATTAAAGATGATGTTGCCAGCTTTCAATGGCAATGGGGCGAACCTTCTTGGGGTGATTTCACTTACAAAGTCAGGGCAAAAAAAGAAGATGGAAAGTGGAAAATCAGTTGGCTTGAAAGCTTTGAAGAAACCAACGAATGGCTTCGGGATATGGTTTTAAACGGAAAGAATTAAGATTTATAGCCGATATTTGTAATATGATTCCCCACAGATTTCACAAATGCACACGGGTTGTTATTTATACATTATGTACAAATCTGTGAAAATCTGTGCCATCTGTGAGAGCTTAAAACAGCATAAACCTATTTTTACAAGAGGGAAATCTGTGAAAATCTGTGCTATCTGAGGGAGCTAAAAACAGTATAAATCTATTTTTGAAAGAGGGAAATCTGTGAAAATCTGTGCTATCTGCGGAAGCTAAAAACAGTATAAATCTATTTTTGAAAGAGGGAAATCTGTGAAAATCTGTGCTATCTGCGGGAGCTTAAAAGAGTATAAATCTATTTTTGAAAGAGGGAAATCTGTGAAAATCTGTGCTATCTGAGGGAGCTAAAAACAGTATAAATCTATTTTTACAAGAGGAAAATCTGTGAAAATCTGTGCTATCTGCGGGAGCTTAAAACAGTATAAAGTAAATAATTCAAATAATAAACATAAAAAAATAACAGCAAAAAAAGAATTAGTTATCAGGTAATATTGCTAATCTTTTCAGCTTAAAATTAAACACTCAATGGAATTAAATTTAGCAAAACCTATTTGTTTCTTTGATTTGGAAACCACCGGAACCGACATTACTAAAGACCGAATTGTTGAAATCTCCGTACTGAAAGTATATCCGAATGGGAACAAAGAAAGTAAAACGTGGTTGGTAAACCCGACCATTCCTATACCTAAAGGAGCAAGCGACGTGCACGGCATCACCGACGAACGCGTTGCCAACGAACCCACTTTCAAGGAGCTTGCCAAGACCATTCATAATATGATTAAAGATGCTGACCTTGCCGGTTACAATTCTGACCGTTTTGACATTCCGCTTTTGGCTGAAGAAATGCTCCGTGCCGACGTCGATTTCGATTTAGGAAACCGCGTAACGGTGGATGTGCAAACTATCTTCCACAAAATGGAACAACGTACCCTTGGCGCAGCTTATAAGTTCTACTGCGGAAAAACGTTGGACAATGCACACTCGGCAGCAGCGGACACCAACGCCACCTATGAGATACTAAAATCACAACTCGACCGCTATCCGGAGCTGGATAACAATATGAAAAAACTCAGCGAGTTC
Proteins encoded in this region:
- a CDS encoding DUF4252 domain-containing protein produces the protein MRILILFGFLFAFTACQQKSIQQYIVKNSESPNFISMNISPKDYLRDKSTEKENIFNIIERVNLLLLNKSDSLQLKKEYDEVATILKDEKYQDLIRTTDKGIKFQVDYVGTDENIKEVIILIFQKGEKMALLRILSNGLDVTQLSKISTTLSGNSVDEEGLKNLFEKISVALKK
- a CDS encoding peptidyl-prolyl cis-trans isomerase, with amino-acid sequence MLRWVKDRFYIFFVVMLVSSCEYFSKETPQYAIARVGEKYLYKEDIAAIMPVDYTKEDSINIAEKYINNWAIKELMLANAERNINDEEKENFERLVNDYRADLYINFYKEGLINNAIDTVVNEKEMQFFYEKNKEVFKLNEALIKLRYIQISSNEKKKKTDALEEKIKRFEKSDARELDSLSLQFTSVYLNDSTWVKAESVLKKLPFLDKEMETNKQIFVSHKDSTGIYFVQICDVLRRNEQAPMEYVLPTLQQIILNQRKLEFVKKLETDIINTGIKKKQFEIIYE
- a CDS encoding 16S rRNA (uracil(1498)-N(3))-methyltransferase codes for the protein MQLFYYSEIDEQSTSFFFDKEESQHIVKVLRKKQGDLLYVTNGKGWLFETEITFASPKKCEVSILKYEYKSPRPYHLHLVVAPTKMNERYEWFLEKAVEIGVDEITPIICHHSERTVVKTERFEKIIHSAMKQSLQYYLPKLNAPISSMEFFKQLKDDSSAKFIAHCQEGTKYLFSEKLNPFPEKIMVLIGPEGDFSSEEIKAALQNRFQPISLGDNRLRTETAGIVACDFVAICSKLK
- a CDS encoding RsmB/NOP family class I SAM-dependent RNA methyltransferase; this encodes MRLHRNLTDAVIEGLGMIFNDNHYADKVVEKQLKKDKRWGARDRAFIAETTYEIVRWKRLYAEIAEVKQPFSVQDLRRMFAVWAVLKGISLPDWSYFENTPQRRIKGKFDELSKVRKFRESVPDWLDILGEEELGNDFWTRELRALNELAPVVLRSNTLKISPPQLKSLLQQEGIETRLLENYPEALELSERANVFSTKAFSNGLFEVQDASSQKVAPFLEVTPGMRVIDTCAGAGGKTLHLASLMKNKGQIIAMDIYENKLQELKRRARRNEVFNVETKLIDPKQLKRMQNTADRVLIDAPCSGLGVLRRNPDAKWKLKPEFLEQIRKTQQEILQNYSKLVKSGGKLVYATCSILPSENRKQVDEFLKSEAGKGFVFEAEDKIFAHQSGYDGFYMARMRKNN
- a CDS encoding peptidylprolyl isomerase, which codes for MNRKIVSAVGMLFLTLGLYAQNDTVTNKEVIQKRLKVDGVAAVVGDYLILESDIDKTFIELQNQEVDTKNFTRCQVLGKLMEDRLYAHQAVQDSITVTDSRVRESVNQQVEFLLSKLGGDMKKLLEFYKKEDEQSMRDELFDIFKLNMLSQQMRSKIVEKVEVTPEEVRQFFNSIPEDERPIFNTELEIAQIVINPVAPKEEVQKVIDQLNEIKADVEQNGTSFATKAILYSKDRVTGGQTLTFNRSSHFDKAFKDMAFSLQEGEISKPFESSFGWHIIEMVNVRGKEVTVRHILLTPSVPREALAEAKEKIEKIRERIINKELAFDEAARSLSDEKETRGDGGQLVNPEDFSSRFELTRLEPAMYERVAKLKDGEVSVPYLDEDDTGKKSYKIYQVTNRHEEHKADFVKDYVKIQDLALKEKQLKVIAKWMNENIEKTHIMVNGEYKKCEFSNNWLKK
- a CDS encoding Rossmann-fold NAD(P)-binding domain-containing protein, which encodes MKIGIIGCGWLGFRLAKHLKTNNTIYTTARNIEKYKSLDAYFRSFLIDFDDFEAKKWEILSDLDCIIITIPFGRHLNNDILEKRLENICFFIQNFKKQLFFTSSVGIYPQSDTKMNEDFPSTLLEPKLFFVESFLRNQFPQINILRLGGLMGDDRILSKYKISEPNQVANHIHYQDICLIIEKMISLNLESKLYNVVAPQHPMKQEIINYQKGTKTTLGKPYGKIILSEKLETELDYNFLYPNPIYFT
- a CDS encoding AI-2E family transporter gives rise to the protein MNSKMIANGILRAVGTIVLVILLLYALYLIRSIIVYIILALIIALIAKPLVYFLAKKMKIRNQTIRILITMGIFIILSLGTFSLFVPLLISQGRNLSGLNVELLRANLDGLMSQVFDNLGISKENYTMSASEVLNFIDIPNFLNSFISFIGSFGAGVFSVLFISFFFIKDGSKMFGSILSLVSAKNAHKTRVSVLKINDLLSRYFVGLVLQLTILFVIYTTTLLIFGVQNALIIAFLCAFLNIIPYIGPIIGFVLMAFLTMSSNISSDFMAVTLPTTIYVLIGFLIGQFIDNVFSQPIIFSNSVKSTPLEIFLVILITGSLLGIIGMVIAVPAYTVLKVVLKEFLPNNKLVELLTKNI